The genomic stretch TGCCATGAACCTGGCTTGCCTAACAGCTGGTTACTATCGGCTCCTGGTGGACTCACGGCGCTCCATCTTCAACATGTCCCACAGCAACAGCACAGGAGAAATGGACAGTGGTACGTACCTATAGTCGAATTTCCTCACAGCTCATGCAAGCAAGACTGCTTAAAATTTTACACCTACATACTGAATAAGATTGACATGCTGTTCCTATTTCTTTCAGGTCAGGATCCCAGAGAGCTTGAGTGGCCATACAGCACCTCTTTGGGCACCTGTGAGGATCCTGACCTTCAAGCAAGCATCAATTTATCTTACCAGGCTGAGCCTGATTACCCACAGGACCAAGCTGGAGAGAACAGTGTGACCTCTCCTTATACCCCTGAGCCTTCCTTACCCCAGTATCCAATCCAAAGTGGAGAGAGATCACCAGTCAGAAGCAGGAGCCCCCAACCCCCTCCTCTACCCCCTGCACGGCACCGACCCCAGGACTCTCCCAGGAGTGCTAAGGTGTCCTTCATATTTGGAGATCCACCTTTGCATACTGTAAACCCTCAGAACCTTGGCTACCAGCTCCTAATGGATGAGAGTCCTGAGGTCCCTGAGAGACCTGCTTTCATGCACAATGATGTGGGCTTCAGGACTCCAGATGGAGCATCATTTCAGATCAGGCCCAATGTAGTCTATAGCAACATCTGCGAGGGGAAAATTTTTGACAACGCTGAAGGCATTGAAGAGCCTCTCTTGCGTGATTTATGCTACGCTGAGACCACTGACGATGCAGAGGATGAGGACGATGTTAGTGGCGAAGAAGACACTGCTGCAACACCTGGAGAGACAGGATTGCCAGCAAATAAAGCTACATTCCTCACCCTGTCTGGCTCCAGTGACGATATTATAGACCTGACTTCCCTCCCACCACCAGAGGGAGATGACGATGAGGATGAAAACGATGCTGTTCTTCACTCCCTCAACATGGCCATTGCTGCTCCTCCTCCTGGATTCAGGGACAGCTCAGATGAGGAGGGGGCAGAGTGCAAAAGCCGACCACAAAGCTCCTGCGAAAATGACTCTATACCTGTGTCCCTGATTGATGCTGTCCCTACACATGGGGAGGGCAGTAGTGTCAGGAACTTGGATCATGCTGTTGTGGACACGCTGCAAGCAATAGAAGCACTTGCTGTATCTGAGGACACCAACCAAACTCAGTCTAACAACAGTGCAGGTCTTTACATTACTGTtgaattcaaataaaaattctGCATGCACACATCCTCCACCTCTTGATAGGTTTGTTCTTGATGCTTTTGGTGCACATTTGTTTCACAATTGTAgaggtaaaacaataaaagcatgaactgaaacGTTGTTGACTGTTACATTGCGTATTTATGTACTTTGCATTCTCAAATAGTTCACTTACTTCCCACTTGTTTACAGTCTCTGCCTTTCTCTGTTGTCTACAGGCAATGGCATATCGCGAGCTTTCAGCCCAGAGTCGTCCTCAGATTCAGGAAATGAAACCAACTCCTCAGAGATGACAGAGAGCTCAGAACAGGCTGCAGCTCACAGGCATTCAGAGAGCTCCATGCGTCTTTTGGTTGCCACCACGGATGGCTACCAGCCCCTTCAAGAGGAGAAGACCGAGTTTCCTGTCTCTCCCTGCACTAGAACCCCAATTCCAAAACCGCCACGTAGTCCCTCCCGCCACAAAGAGGCGCAGACTCAGTCTGGAACGGTGCCTTCAAAGCATAATCTACCTTCTTCTGATAATCTAGAGATGGAGCCAGAAACAATGGAAGATAAGTCCCTGGGCAGTTACATGGTCAGAGCACACTCAAGCACGTTGTTGAATACTGGGAAGAGATCTAAAGCGACAACAAGTGGAGGGAAACGACACAAGAAGGCAGGGGATGCCCCGGGGAAGTATAACACCTTCAGTGGAAGAGAAAGTTGTCGAAGGAGTCAATTTGATGTTGAACGGACTTCATTCTGCGATCGGATTCAAGGGCGACAACCTCTGCTAGAAAATGAACCCATGGAGAATCTTTCTGAAGAACCTCTTGGCTCAGGAGAAAACCTAACTCGTAGTAGCAGTACAGTCATGATCAATCAGCTGGATCTTGAGACAAATGCAGCCACTCTGTCCCCAGTGAAAAAGCCTCAGGATCCTGGACAGACTGAATTTCATAAAGATGATCAACAGGTCTATCCACCACTTCGACAGGGTGTGGCACGACTGTGTGAGTACCACTTGGCCAAGCGGATCTCTTCTCTACAAAATGAAGCTCAGAATTCACTGCAGAGTTCCCAGTGCTCGTCTCTGGATGCTGGCTGCAGCACAAGTAGTAGTGCTTGCGCAACCCCAATGGATTCGCCACTCTGCGCTCCTGACTGTAAGCACCCTCTCTCCGAATCTTCCTCCTCCCTCCTGCTCTCATCAAGAGACCTTCACCCTCATGCAGACCCCGCTCTCCTGAGGAAGATGCTGCCAAACGTACATCCTCCGGGATCCGATTCATCTCTCAATGGCAGGCCGTCAAAAATCAAAGAAACTACAGGTACAGCTCGAAGGAGTAACCTTCTCAATGATCTGCATGCAAAACATGGCAGTGTAAGAAGTCTTAACACAAAGGAGGGAAGTGAGGCTTATAGGCAGTTGATAAATTATCTAACAGTCAGCCAAATGCATCAGGGAGGCAAGCTGCATAGGGCAGGATTGGGGGGAGGCAAAAAGGACAGCAGAAGGCATGTCGCAAACAACCCTCTCCTTTTAGACCTTGTTAGAGCTAAAGGGAACCTAACTGGCAGATGTCCCTGCATGCCCCCCTCGCCCTCACCTGTTCTCAGCCAAAATCTAGTGCACCCCAGTGCAGCCTCTCTAAGAGCGAACAAAGGTCCCCAGTTGTACCACTCGGCCACCTTACCTGCTAAATTGAAGAGGAGTCCTGACTTGCATGCTCAGAGACCCGCAAGCAGCCTTGAAATAAGGCCCAGTCTCTCTGAAAGGAGAAGTTCATTTTCCGGCCTTGAGTGTGAGTTAGAGCCTAATTTGAACCCCGATCGGTTCCTTTCTCTGAATAGGAATCGCGGCGGAGGCATACCACATATCAGCACAGAGGACTGGCACAAGTCTGACTGCAGGATGACACATGCCGTCCAACAGACGCCTAACaattctctttgtctctctaaCACCCCTAGTGTAGCTCGTACAGAACACCCTGGAATGCAgttgggaggaggaggaggaggaggaggaggaggagacccGCCTGCTATTTTACCAAGGCACGTGAGAACCTGTGCCAGCCCTCCACCCCCGCCGCCaccgccaccaccaccaccacctcctctgcCTCAGTCAAGTATTTCAATGAACACCATTTACAGTTTGTCAAAGCAAGAGCCAGTTGTCCCCCTTAGACAGAACCATGTCCTTATGACTTCTCAAGGGTTCCATCAGTGTGACTCCAACTCCAATAGTCTGAGGCGGGGTAGGGAACTTAGAAGAAGTTCCAGTAGTATAACGACTGGCTCTGGTAATATTGAAGCACTCTTTGAGAAAGCAAGAGCACCATCAGTAGGGAGAATCCAACAGGCAAACTTTCAATCGACTGAGCCACAACTGCAGAGAAGACCCACCAAGAAGAAGCTGTCAAAAAGCCTCTCCCAGGGTTCCATGGCTTCCCAGACGACCTGTTGGTCTATGGGCAGTAGGGAGAGCAGGAGAGCTTCTGTCATGCTTCCACTACAGAAGGACGGCAAGcagatgaaaaatgcacagaagTTGGATTCCAGTCCCTGGAGGTGCAATGGTCCTTTTAGTTATTGCTTCTTCAAAAGGAAAAACCAGACAGAGGATGATGATGGAGATACTGAAGGCTTACAAAGGAACCGTGGTGACCAGGATGAAGCAGGTCCTTCCCAGTATAACCCCAACCCTGTCCTGGACAGTACTGGAGAGCAGCTGTATGGCGAAGTTCTGAACAACATGAGCTTCGGAGACAGGCTGGCCCGTATAAATGCACTAAAAGACCGCATGTACGTGTTCCCTGCTGGTTTCTCAGATGTTCGGAGGGATGCGAGTGAACTGATCGCTCTGGTACGCTCCAGTGTGGGCAGAGGTGACAGAAGTATCCCACCTATGCAGGCTCAGGAGCTTGCCCAGTACAAGCAGCTGCTGGCTATTGAATCTAAGGAACTCGGACGAGCGTGCCGGAGGATGGCCCAAGCACACGGGAGCCCAGAAGAGATGTTGTTGGCGGTCACTTGCAGTTTCCAGGTGCTTTGCTGCTTGTCTGAGGTGTGCATGTGCTTGGTGCGTGGCCTGGGAGCATCGGCCACCCAGCAGCAGTGTGAGGTTGTAGCCAAGGTGGACGAGGTGGTCATGAACTATATCTGCCTGCTCCGGGCAGCTGAAGCAGCCTCAGGCAGTGCCCCTGGGGACCACAGCGTTAAAGCACTCGCTCGTCACTCCAGCATCATGTCTGCTATCGCCAACACCCTCACCCGCTCCCTTAAAACACTGCTCAGCAAGTAGGCCTCATCTGCTGTCCCTGAGTCAGTTACTTGCAAAGCCATACATGGACACATTGGGTTGAGTGAATGACCCAAAACAATCTTCTGTACTGAATAATCCTGTGGTGtgcatatttattttctatgtaataatgtatatacatatacattttaaaaatatatacaaagctATAGAACTTTTAAAGGagctttaaagaaaaaaaagattatgCCTCATCTAATCTGAATATCTTAGGATGCTGTGCTGTCACACAtctcagtttaaaaatataagatCAGACTAGGTGGCTTTATTAAACAGTTATAACactcagtatttaaaaaaatggctATTTATTGCAGTTTCTTCAAGTGTTaagattattttattaattacatgCATATTGAGATCAATATCACACTGAAAAAACCcaccatatttatttatttatttccaaagAATCTAACCCTTTATGTTTAAATTGATAATATTAATTCTGCTTCTATTTTCTTAGTATTTTTGACATTTGTTGGTCATGTTTTCTGAtcttatttgtaaaaaaatatatatgttttacagACCACCATAACAAGCATTCCATATTATAATTTAAACAGATGCAAAAAAAATTGCAGtcattctttttagtttttattttcttccagAATCACAAAAATCCAATAAAGCATTCAAAGGGGATTTGTGACCGCCTTATTGATTCACTGACTGATTAAACGACTACTTAGACACGTCTCAACAGCCTTGTCTGTGAATGTTTGATCAATGTACCTATTTGTCATGCTGGGGAAAAGAAAGAATTCTGTTGTTTTGGCACTATTACCCAAGGCTTGGAGTTTACACAGAGATAACTCCCAGACTGTCATCTTagattttaacacattttcatcTAAATGAAAACGTTGTCACTGAGTTGTGCATTATTAAGTGGACACTGAGAATAAgtcaaaataaatatgaaaattcCTGAATAATGTTGTTTTCAGACCTAGTACATTAATAAGGACAGACCACAAACAGAATATAAAAGTTCAGATTTAAGAAACAGGAGAAAGGAAGTTTTCAGCCATTTTACCCACCATGAAAAATCAAGTTAAGAGCCACAACCTGGATGCAACTGTACTAAAGGTAAAGTGTTTTAAGGAAcctttatgtaaatatatatttcatgatTGTGAAAGCTGTGCACAACATTTTGGGCACCACTGCTAAAATGGTATGTTATATGATGATCAGTACACATCGTCTGCAAAGAACACATCTAGGAATACAGCTGTGAGTGATTACAGTTTATTTTCAGAACAAAAGATAAAATTTGTCCTGTTGAAAAGTTATTACacgttatatattttatgttttttccccccacaataTGTTAAACCAAAGCAAATAAATAGAATTTGTGTGTAACAATTTGCAGAAAAATGCCACATCTTGTCACATCTGTTCCCTGTGTGATTTgaccaggggtgtccaaacttttgcatacacCTGTAATTACTGAAACTATCAACAAACCAAATATGGATTCAGAAATGTATGTTGTTCTTTTGGATTCTAGGCATGTTGTTCTAGGCACATTTTCATAAACATTATATATCTGATATATGTGCAATGGCCCATGATAGTGAAAGAATGATATTTCAATATTCAATGCAGataacagaaatgtaaataaatattattttttaaat from Hoplias malabaricus isolate fHopMal1 chromosome 2, fHopMal1.hap1, whole genome shotgun sequence encodes the following:
- the LOC136686441 gene encoding FERM and PDZ domain-containing protein 4-like; the protein is MDVFGFSKMAKLSSHKNKSAGWPPPSGSWTGLQGAPYGWDVASMRDGRDCFSNNVSQSNSLEEVRAEGSQLFPPTPRRVEMRRDPVLGFGFVAGSEKPVVVRSVTPGGPSEGKLIPGDEIIMINDEAVASAPRERVIDLVRNCKESILLTVVQPYPSPKSAFISAAKKAKLKSNPVKVRFAEEVIINGQVPDTVKDNALLFMPNVLKVYLENGQTKSFRFDNNTSIKDVIMTLQEKLSIKCIEHFSLMLEQRTEGSGSRLLLLHEQEMLTQVTQRPGSHKMKCFFRISFVPKDPVDLLRRDVVAFEYLYVQSCNDVVLERFGSELKFDAALRLAALQMYILTLTTRPTQKLSLKYIQKQWGLALFLPPSVLSSMKEKNIKKALTHILKTNQNLVPPGKKLTILQAKVHYLKYLSELRLYGGRVFKSILLQGEKQTDVTLLVGPRYGISHVINAKTNLVALLADFSHVNRIEILTEDEVNVRVELHVLDVKPITLIMESSDAMNLACLTAGYYRLLVDSRRSIFNMSHSNSTGEMDSGQDPRELEWPYSTSLGTCEDPDLQASINLSYQAEPDYPQDQAGENSVTSPYTPEPSLPQYPIQSGERSPVRSRSPQPPPLPPARHRPQDSPRSAKVSFIFGDPPLHTVNPQNLGYQLLMDESPEVPERPAFMHNDVGFRTPDGASFQIRPNVVYSNICEGKIFDNAEGIEEPLLRDLCYAETTDDAEDEDDVSGEEDTAATPGETGLPANKATFLTLSGSSDDIIDLTSLPPPEGDDDEDENDAVLHSLNMAIAAPPPGFRDSSDEEGAECKSRPQSSCENDSIPVSLIDAVPTHGEGSSVRNLDHAVVDTLQAIEALAVSEDTNQTQSNNSAGNGISRAFSPESSSDSGNETNSSEMTESSEQAAAHRHSESSMRLLVATTDGYQPLQEEKTEFPVSPCTRTPIPKPPRSPSRHKEAQTQSGTVPSKHNLPSSDNLEMEPETMEDKSLGSYMVRAHSSTLLNTGKRSKATTSGGKRHKKAGDAPGKYNTFSGRESCRRSQFDVERTSFCDRIQGRQPLLENEPMENLSEEPLGSGENLTRSSSTVMINQLDLETNAATLSPVKKPQDPGQTEFHKDDQQVYPPLRQGVARLCEYHLAKRISSLQNEAQNSLQSSQCSSLDAGCSTSSSACATPMDSPLCAPDCKHPLSESSSSLLLSSRDLHPHADPALLRKMLPNVHPPGSDSSLNGRPSKIKETTGTARRSNLLNDLHAKHGSVRSLNTKEGSEAYRQLINYLTVSQMHQGGKLHRAGLGGGKKDSRRHVANNPLLLDLVRAKGNLTGRCPCMPPSPSPVLSQNLVHPSAASLRANKGPQLYHSATLPAKLKRSPDLHAQRPASSLEIRPSLSERRSSFSGLECELEPNLNPDRFLSLNRNRGGGIPHISTEDWHKSDCRMTHAVQQTPNNSLCLSNTPSVARTEHPGMQLGGGGGGGGGGDPPAILPRHVRTCASPPPPPPPPPPPPPPLPQSSISMNTIYSLSKQEPVVPLRQNHVLMTSQGFHQCDSNSNSLRRGRELRRSSSSITTGSGNIEALFEKARAPSVGRIQQANFQSTEPQLQRRPTKKKLSKSLSQGSMASQTTCWSMGSRESRRASVMLPLQKDGKQMKNAQKLDSSPWRCNGPFSYCFFKRKNQTEDDDGDTEGLQRNRGDQDEAGPSQYNPNPVLDSTGEQLYGEVLNNMSFGDRLARINALKDRMYVFPAGFSDVRRDASELIALVRSSVGRGDRSIPPMQAQELAQYKQLLAIESKELGRACRRMAQAHGSPEEMLLAVTCSFQVLCCLSEVCMCLVRGLGASATQQQCEVVAKVDEVVMNYICLLRAAEAASGSAPGDHSVKALARHSSIMSAIANTLTRSLKTLLSK